GTCGCCACCAACCACGCCGATGGTCTGCAGCGGAACATGATGCTTGGTCATCAGCTTCTGCAACTCCGGAACACGGCGAGGGGCAACGCTGACGACGATCCGTCCCTGCGACTCACCGAAATAGGCGGCCTCGCGGCTGACCGGCCCGACGATCCCCGGACAACGAAGCCCGCGACCGCCATACAGGGCGCTTTCCGCCAGCGCGATCAGCAGGCCTCCGTCGGAAACATCGTGGGCGCAGCGTAGCACCCCGCTGCCGATGGAATCGAGCATTGCGGCTTGCAGACGACGCTCCGCCTCGAAGCTCACCGTGGGTGGCCGGCCCTCGAGCGGGGCACCCAGCAGTCGCCAGTACTCACTCCCGGCGAGCTCCTCGCGCGTCTCGCCAAGCAGGAAGACGATGTCTCCGTCTTCCTGGAACCCGGCGGGGCAGCGGAGGGATAGATCATCGAGCAGGCCCACCATCCCGATCACCGGCGTCGGCGGGATGTTCCGTTCGCTGGTCTCGTTGTAGAGGCTGACGTTGCCGCTCACGACGGGGAGCTCCAGGGCTCGGCAGGCGTCGGCGAGGCCACGAACGCTTTCCTGCAGCTGGCCGAAGATCAGCGGCCGTTCCGGATTCCCAAAGTTCAGGCAGTTTGTGACCGCGATCGGGCGCGCGCCGGTGCAGACGATGTTGCGAGCGGCCTCGGCCACGGCGGCTTGCGTTCCCTCATAGGGGTCGAGGGCGACGTAGCGCGGATTGCCGTCGGTCGTCAACGCCAACCCCTTGTTGGTCCCCGGCACGCGCAGCAGCGCGGCGTCGAAACCCGGGCCGGTTACCGTGTTGTCCTGCACCTGGTGGTCGTAGGTGCGGTAAATCGGGCGGCGGCTGCGCAGGTTCGGGCTGGCGATCAGGTCGAGCAGGATCGCTTCCGGTTCCTCGATCGCGGGCATCACCGGCGCAGGTCGCTTCTCGGCAAAGGTGGCCATCGGAGTACGGAGCGGCACGCCGTCGATCAAGGCCTTCAGCGGCACATCTGCGACCAGGGCGCCGCGCTCGCGCACCCGCATCCGTCCCGTCCCGGTAATCGTCCCGATGCGATCCGCGTGCAGCTCGAAATGGTCGAAGACTTCGCGTGCCGAAGCCTCCGCGTCCGGCCGCAGCACGATCAGCATTCGTTCCTGGGACTCGGACAGCATCACGTCGTAGGCTGACATGCCCTGCTCTCGGCGGCTGATCCGATCGACGTCGATGTCGATCCCGCGACGGCCACGGTGCGCGAGCTCGCTTGCCGCGCTCGTCAAGCCCGCCGCGCCCAGGTCCTGGATGGCGGTGACACCCTCCAGCTCGTTGAGTCGCAGGCAGGCTTCGCAGAGCAGCTTCTCGAGGAACGGGTTCCCGACCTGGACGGCGGGACGGCGCTCCGCGGATCGCTCGTTCATTTCGACCGAGGCGAAGGTCGCGCCGTGAATCCCGTCACGCCCGGTGTCGGCGCCGACGAGGAGCACGACGTCACCGGCGCGGTCTGCGCTGGCGCGCCGCAGCCGGTCGTGGCGCACCAGGCCGACACACATGGCGTTGACGACGGGGTTGTCGGCATAGCCCTCGTCGAAGTAGACTTCGCCCCCGACGGTAGGGCAGCCGAAGCAGTTGCCGTACCCGCCAATGCCGGCGACAACCCCGTGAAACAGGTGGCGGCCGCGACCGGAATCAAGCGGACCAAACCGCAGCGCATCGAGGATCGCGATCGGGCGTGCCCCCATGGCGAACACATCCCGAAGGATTCCGCCTACCCCGGTAGCCGCTCCCTGGTAGGGCTCGATGGCCGAGGGATGATTGTGCGACTCGATCTTGAAGACGACCGCCAGCCCGTCGCCGATGTCGACGGCGCCAGCGTTCTCACCGGGTCCCTGGAGCACGTATGGCCCTTCGGTCGGCAGCTGACGCAGCAACGCCTTCGATGTCTTGTAACCGCAGTGCTCGCTCCACAGCGCGCCGAACATCCCGACCTCGAGGTCGTTCGGATCACGCCCGATGGCGCGCACGATTGCGCGATATTCCTGCTCGTTGAGGGCGACAGCTTGCAGCTGCGCGCGATCGATGGCAACCGCCATCAGACCGCCACCCGGGTGAGCGCATGGATGGCCGAGCGAAAAAGGACCAACCCATCCTCGCTGCCGAGCAGCGGCTCGCAGGCCCGTTCGGGATGCGGCATCAGCCCGACGACGTTGCCGTGTGCGTTCGAGATGCCCGCGATGTTCCGCAGCGAGCCGTTGGGATTCGACGCCTCGGTTACACGGCCGTCGGCTGCGCAGTAGCGAAACACCACCTGGCCGTTGTGCTCGAGCGCATCCAGTGTCTCCGCATCGGCGAAAAAGTTGCCCTCGCCGTGCGAGATCGGGATACGCAGCACCTGCCCGGGGCGGCAGTCGAGCGTGAAGGCGGAGTTGCTCTGCTCGACGCGGAGGTGGACCCATTCGCATCGAAACTCGCAGGACGCATTCCGCAGAAGCGCCCCTGGCAGCAGCCGGGCCTCCTGCAGGATCTGAAAGCCGTTGCAGATGCCCAGCACCAGGCCGCCGCGATTGGCGAAGTCGGTGACCGCCTCCATCACCGGGGCGAAGCGGGCAATTGCCCCGCAGCGCAAGTAGTCGCCGTAGGAGAAGCCGCCGGGAAGGATGACCAGGTCCAGGCGATCGACGGTCTGCTCGCGGTGATCGACGAAGCGCACTGGTTCCTGGAGCACGTCGAGAACCGCATGCGCACAATCCCGGTCACTCCAGGTGCCGGGGAAGACCACGACCCCGGTCCTCAAGCGGGACGTTCTCCCGCCACGACCGGTTCGCCGATCGGTTGCAGCTCGATCCGGTAATCCTCGATGACGGCATTGGCGAGGAGCTGCCGCGCCATCTCGTCAAGGCGCGTTCGAGCCTGTGCCGCATCGGCCTCATCGATCGTCAGCACCAGATACTTTCCGGCGCGAACCTCGGTCACCGACTCGAAACCGAGCGCGTGCAGCCCACCCCTGATCGTCAGGCCGGCCGGGTCGTTGACGACGGGCTTGAGCGTCACGAAGACCTCGGCGCGATATCTCATGCGCGCCGTCCCGCGTAGGAAACCGAAAAGCGGCGCAGCGCTTCGAGATAACGGGCGCTGGTGCCGGCGACCACCTCGTCGGGGAGCGGCGGCGCCGGGGGCTGTTTATTCCAGCCCAGCTGCTCCAGGTAATCACGCAGGTACTGCTTGTCGAACGAGGGCTGCGGACCGCCCGGGCGAAACTCCTCCAGGTCCCAGAAGCGCGAGGAATCCGGCGTCATCACCTCGTCGATCAGGATCACGTCCCCATCGTGCCAGCCAAATTCGAATTTCGTATCGGCAAGGATGACGCCATGCTCGAGGGCCCGTTCGGACCCGAATCGGTACAACGAGAGGCTCAGCCGTTCGAGGGTTTCCGCCAGCTCGCTGCCGGCCCGATTGGCCAGCTCGGCGCGTGAGATGTTCTCATCATGGCCGGTCAGCGCCTTGGTCGCCGGCGTGAAGATCGGCTCGGGCAAGCGGTCGCTCTCCCGGAGCTCTTCCGGCAGCCGTTCCCCAGCGATCGAGCCGGTGCGCTGGTAGTCCTTCCAGCCGGAGCCCGAGATATAGCCGCGTACGACGCACTCGAACATGATGGGTTGCGCCATCACGACGCGCATGCTGCGCTGGTCGAGGTCGGGTTGTGCCTCGAGCAACGCGCTTGGGATCGCTTGATCCGCTGCCAGGTGATTGCGGACGAGGCTGCCCGTGTCTAAAAACCAGGAAAGTGAGAGCTGGTTCAAGACGCGGCCCTTTTCGGGGATTGGGGTCGGCAGCACCACGTCGAAGGCGGAGATCCGGTCCGACGACACCATCAGGAGCTCGCCATCGTTGAGGCGGTAGGTGTCGCGGACCTTGCCGCGCGAGTGCAGCGGCAGCGGTAATGCCGTCGTCATGATGGCGCTCATGTGCTCCCTCCCCGACCCTCCCCCGCAACGGGGGAGGGAGATGCGAGCGAAGGCTCGATGCCGAGGCGCTCGAACGTCACGTCCAGATGGCGCAGGTAAAAGGCCGGGTCGAAAAGCTCGGTCAGCTCGTCGGCGGTGAGCCGCTCGCGAACCTCAGGGCTCTGTCCGACGATCGCCTTGAAGTCCTGCCCTCCGTCGAGTGCGCTAAGGGCCGCCCGCTGCACGACGCGGTAGGCATCCTGCCGCGACATTCCCTTCTGCACCAGCGCCAGCAGCACGCGCTGGGAGAACACCACACCGCCGCTGCGATAGAGGTTGGCGCGCATCCGCTCGCGGTCGATCGTCAGTCCCTCGAGGATCTCGGCCATCAGCTGCAGCATGTAATCGAGCAGCGTGCAGGCGTCAGGGAAAATGATCCGCTCCGCGGAGGAGTGGCTGATGTCGCGCTCGTGCCAGAGGGCCTGGTTTTCCAGCGAGGTCTGCGCATAGCCGCGCACCACGCGAGCCAGTCCGCAGATCCGCTCGCTGAGCACCGGGTTTCGCTTGTGGGGCATCGCCGAAGAGCCCTTCTGCTCGGCGCCGAATGGCTCGCGCACTTCCGAGACCTCACTCCGCTGCAGGTGGCGGATGTCGGTGGCGAATTTCTCCAGTCCGCCGGCCAGCACCGCCAGCGTCGTCAGGTAAGCCGCGTGACGGTCGCGGGCGATCACCTGGGTGGTGACTGGGGCCACTCTCAGCCCGAGTTTCTTTAGCGACGACTCCTCGACGCGCGGCTCGACGGTGGCGTGGGTGCCGACAGCGCCGGAGAGCTTGCCCACGCGGATGTCCTCGCGGGCGGTCACCAGACGCTGCCGGTCGCGATCGAGCTCATCGAGCCAGCCGGCGAGGACGAAGCCGAAGCTGAC
This genomic interval from Candidatus Dormiibacterota bacterium contains the following:
- a CDS encoding phosphoribosylaminoimidazolesuccinocarboxamide synthase, whose translation is MSAIMTTALPLPLHSRGKVRDTYRLNDGELLMVSSDRISAFDVVLPTPIPEKGRVLNQLSLSWFLDTGSLVRNHLAADQAIPSALLEAQPDLDQRSMRVVMAQPIMFECVVRGYISGSGWKDYQRTGSIAGERLPEELRESDRLPEPIFTPATKALTGHDENISRAELANRAGSELAETLERLSLSLYRFGSERALEHGVILADTKFEFGWHDGDVILIDEVMTPDSSRFWDLEEFRPGGPQPSFDKQYLRDYLEQLGWNKQPPAPPLPDEVVAGTSARYLEALRRFSVSYAGRRA
- the purS gene encoding phosphoribosylformylglycinamidine synthase subunit PurS, whose product is MRYRAEVFVTLKPVVNDPAGLTIRGGLHALGFESVTEVRAGKYLVLTIDEADAAQARTRLDEMARQLLANAVIEDYRIELQPIGEPVVAGERPA
- the purQ gene encoding phosphoribosylformylglycinamidine synthase subunit PurQ → MRTGVVVFPGTWSDRDCAHAVLDVLQEPVRFVDHREQTVDRLDLVILPGGFSYGDYLRCGAIARFAPVMEAVTDFANRGGLVLGICNGFQILQEARLLPGALLRNASCEFRCEWVHLRVEQSNSAFTLDCRPGQVLRIPISHGEGNFFADAETLDALEHNGQVVFRYCAADGRVTEASNPNGSLRNIAGISNAHGNVVGLMPHPERACEPLLGSEDGLVLFRSAIHALTRVAV
- the purB gene encoding adenylosuccinate lyase, whose protein sequence is MIPRYAHPDMSEIFSPRQRYELWLRIELTVCEGWADLGEIPRSALDRLRQARVDPEHVARLEDRVGHDVVAFLDSLADSLGDDARYLHRGLTSSDILDTALALQLVAAADILLKDVDRLSSVIRRRAVEERGTLMAGRTHGIHAEPVSFGFVLAGWLDELDRDRQRLVTAREDIRVGKLSGAVGTHATVEPRVEESSLKKLGLRVAPVTTQVIARDRHAAYLTTLAVLAGGLEKFATDIRHLQRSEVSEVREPFGAEQKGSSAMPHKRNPVLSERICGLARVVRGYAQTSLENQALWHERDISHSSAERIIFPDACTLLDYMLQLMAEILEGLTIDRERMRANLYRSGGVVFSQRVLLALVQKGMSRQDAYRVVQRAALSALDGGQDFKAIVGQSPEVRERLTADELTELFDPAFYLRHLDVTFERLGIEPSLASPSPVAGEGRGGST
- the purL gene encoding phosphoribosylformylglycinamidine synthase subunit PurL — encoded protein: MAVAIDRAQLQAVALNEQEYRAIVRAIGRDPNDLEVGMFGALWSEHCGYKTSKALLRQLPTEGPYVLQGPGENAGAVDIGDGLAVVFKIESHNHPSAIEPYQGAATGVGGILRDVFAMGARPIAILDALRFGPLDSGRGRHLFHGVVAGIGGYGNCFGCPTVGGEVYFDEGYADNPVVNAMCVGLVRHDRLRRASADRAGDVVLLVGADTGRDGIHGATFASVEMNERSAERRPAVQVGNPFLEKLLCEACLRLNELEGVTAIQDLGAAGLTSAASELAHRGRRGIDIDVDRISRREQGMSAYDVMLSESQERMLIVLRPDAEASAREVFDHFELHADRIGTITGTGRMRVRERGALVADVPLKALIDGVPLRTPMATFAEKRPAPVMPAIEEPEAILLDLIASPNLRSRRPIYRTYDHQVQDNTVTGPGFDAALLRVPGTNKGLALTTDGNPRYVALDPYEGTQAAVAEAARNIVCTGARPIAVTNCLNFGNPERPLIFGQLQESVRGLADACRALELPVVSGNVSLYNETSERNIPPTPVIGMVGLLDDLSLRCPAGFQEDGDIVFLLGETREELAGSEYWRLLGAPLEGRPPTVSFEAERRLQAAMLDSIGSGVLRCAHDVSDGGLLIALAESALYGGRGLRCPGIVGPVSREAAYFGESQGRIVVSVAPRRVPELQKLMTKHHVPLQTIGVVGGDDLHVGSDIRISLETLRQAWETAF